A genomic region of bacterium contains the following coding sequences:
- a CDS encoding ribonuclease HII, translated as MDPSVLHALREDGRAGARELAARHEARSERQARELQRLGVLFAEEAEQHALGIARVAGIDEVGMGPLAGPVVSAAVVLPENAQLFGLNDSKKLSRAARERLDGEIRSLALGVSIGLAEPREIDEVNIYQAGLLAMRRALEGLAPAADFALVDARRIPGVSIPQKPIVRGDTRIACICAASIVAKVWRDAHMSELDRRFPDYGFAHNSGYGTAEHLSALTRHGPTPSHRHSFEPVRLAARPGRS; from the coding sequence CTGGATCCATCGGTGCTGCACGCTCTGCGCGAAGACGGGCGGGCCGGGGCCAGGGAACTGGCCGCCCGGCACGAAGCACGGAGCGAACGACAAGCCCGCGAGCTCCAGCGCCTCGGGGTTCTATTTGCAGAGGAGGCCGAGCAGCACGCCCTCGGGATCGCGCGGGTCGCCGGGATCGACGAGGTCGGTATGGGACCGCTTGCGGGACCGGTCGTTTCAGCGGCCGTCGTACTGCCCGAAAACGCCCAGTTATTCGGTCTCAACGATTCGAAGAAGCTGTCGAGAGCGGCGCGCGAGAGGCTCGATGGCGAGATCCGCTCGCTTGCGCTCGGGGTTTCGATCGGCCTGGCTGAACCCCGCGAGATCGACGAGGTGAACATCTACCAGGCCGGCCTGCTCGCGATGCGCCGCGCGCTCGAAGGTCTGGCACCTGCCGCAGACTTCGCACTGGTCGATGCGCGGCGCATTCCAGGCGTGAGCATCCCGCAAAAGCCGATCGTCCGCGGAGACACCAGGATTGCCTGCATCTGTGCCGCTTCGATCGTCGCCAAGGTCTGGCGCGACGCCCATATGAGCGAACTCGATCGGCGTTTTCCCGACTACGGCTTCGCCCACAACTCCGGCTACGGGACCGCCGAACACTTGAGTGCGCTCACCCGGCATGGGCCCACGCCCTCGCACCGGCATAGCTTTGAGCCCGTGCGGCTCGCAGCCCGGCCCGGACGGTCCTGA
- a CDS encoding aldehyde dehydrogenase family protein has translation MKSTQRTRVWVVKLRIVGQASSHTPRACGAGASGSGGLSRRSSRSEANSGISSAGIWEGLGRSGTEALFTLRCDPTSKLFWGLATRKTPQRSGCIFPDQRNSPERGLWREDLVALLQTVDGPRDLHGRRKLEVFNPATLERLGAIEVAGEQDVREAVERAREAQKDWARRGFGERGRFLLKARELLLERLDQVVDTICADTGKPRIEAMSGEILPACDALTFYAKRSKRLLEDERKPLHLLKHKKLVLSYRPIGVIGIITPWNFPFILSLNPVIQALMAGNSVVLKPSEVTPFVGLVLGEIFRDAGLPDGVLQVLTGDGSTGAALVEAGCDKICFTGSVRTGREIAESCGRQLIPCTLELGGKDPMIVCEDADLERAAAGAVWGAFSNSGQVCMSTERVYVVESIAGEFVNRVVALTKELRQGPESEGEIDIGALSYPPQLEIIERHVADAVSKGAKVLTGGRRNPAYEGYFYEPTVLTDVDHSMAIMREETFGPCMPIQVVKDEDEAVQLANESSYGLQANVWTRDTYKATRIANSIESGGVTIDDCMVTYAISESPFGGVKNSGIGRVNGEIGLKSCCNLQTIVSPRFRAGGPSGGYPYSAKGLRGIRRMLGLFYRSPIGKLLGN, from the coding sequence ATGAAGTCGACCCAGCGCACCAGGGTCTGGGTCGTGAAGCTGAGGATCGTCGGCCAGGCGAGTTCCCACACTCCCAGGGCCTGCGGTGCCGGTGCGAGCGGTTCGGGCGGTTTATCGCGCAGGTCGAGCAGATCGGAAGCGAACTCCGGGATCTCGTCTGCGGGAATCTGGGAGGGGCTTGGGCGCTCGGGCACGGAAGCTCTGTTTACACTCAGGTGCGACCCGACGTCAAAATTGTTCTGGGGTCTGGCGACGCGAAAGACGCCACAGCGCTCTGGCTGTATATTCCCGGACCAGAGGAACAGCCCCGAAAGAGGGCTTTGGAGGGAGGATCTCGTGGCGCTGCTTCAGACCGTGGACGGTCCGCGCGACCTGCATGGCCGGCGAAAGCTGGAAGTCTTCAACCCGGCGACCCTTGAACGTCTGGGCGCGATCGAGGTGGCCGGCGAGCAGGATGTTCGCGAGGCGGTCGAACGCGCTCGAGAGGCCCAGAAAGATTGGGCGCGCAGGGGATTCGGGGAACGCGGCCGCTTTCTCTTGAAGGCACGCGAACTCCTGCTCGAGCGCCTCGATCAGGTCGTGGACACGATCTGCGCGGATACCGGCAAACCTCGAATCGAGGCCATGAGCGGCGAAATCCTGCCCGCCTGTGATGCACTGACCTTCTACGCCAAGCGCAGCAAACGACTGCTCGAGGACGAGCGCAAGCCCCTCCACCTGCTCAAGCACAAGAAGCTGGTGCTCTCGTATCGACCGATTGGAGTGATCGGCATCATCACACCCTGGAATTTCCCGTTCATCCTCTCGTTGAACCCGGTCATACAGGCGCTGATGGCCGGGAACAGCGTGGTGCTCAAGCCCAGTGAAGTCACGCCCTTTGTCGGTCTGGTGTTGGGCGAAATCTTCCGGGATGCGGGCCTACCCGACGGAGTTCTGCAGGTCCTGACCGGTGATGGCAGCACGGGCGCGGCACTGGTCGAGGCCGGGTGCGACAAGATCTGTTTCACGGGATCGGTGCGCACGGGTCGGGAGATCGCCGAGTCCTGCGGACGTCAGTTGATCCCTTGCACACTCGAACTCGGGGGAAAAGATCCGATGATCGTGTGCGAGGATGCCGACCTCGAGCGCGCCGCAGCGGGCGCTGTCTGGGGGGCGTTCAGCAATAGTGGTCAGGTCTGTATGTCGACCGAGCGAGTCTATGTGGTCGAGTCCATCGCTGGGGAATTTGTGAATCGCGTGGTCGCGCTCACGAAGGAACTGCGCCAGGGGCCAGAATCCGAAGGTGAGATTGATATCGGCGCACTGTCTTACCCGCCACAACTCGAGATCATCGAGCGACACGTCGCCGACGCCGTGTCAAAGGGAGCAAAGGTGCTGACCGGTGGTCGACGCAATCCCGCCTACGAGGGCTACTTCTACGAGCCTACCGTTTTGACCGACGTCGATCACAGCATGGCGATCATGCGCGAGGAAACCTTCGGTCCCTGCATGCCCATCCAGGTGGTCAAAGACGAAGATGAAGCGGTGCAACTGGCCAACGAATCCAGCTACGGCCTGCAAGCCAATGTCTGGACGCGCGACACCTACAAGGCCACGCGCATCGCCAATTCGATCGAATCGGGAGGCGTGACGATCGACGATTGCATGGTGACCTACGCGATTTCCGAGAGCCCATTCGGCGGTGTGAAGAACAGTGGCATCGGTCGGGTCAACGGAGAGATCGGTTTGAAGAGCTGCTGCAATCTGCAGACGATCGTTTCGCCGCGTTTCCGCGCGGGTGGCCCGTCGGGTGGCTATCCGTACAGCGCCAAGGGACTGCGTGGCATCCGTCGCATGCTAGGTCTTTTCTATCGCTCGCCGATCGGGAAGCTCCTGGGCAACTGA
- a CDS encoding MATE family efflux transporter, whose protein sequence is MWELAWPTILSFTTQTLVRWVDFMMVGSLGPEALAAVGVGGQFFWLVQSLGAAIPTGMVALLARAVGARDRHLADAALRQGIWLAAVVGALTMAVMLPTSAFWISLYGVEARVVGYGSEYLYWLVWGTIPMAVGFVFAAALRAAGDSRTPLVIGVVANALNVLLNWLLIFGNWGFPALGVSGAAIASSLAMLAQLLIFAVLWQSGRLQVKPGPASFRPDREVIRRMFRIGYPAAIEGGLFQVGLMLFMRLLGRYGTAAIAAYNVGAQILALSFLPGIGFGTAAATLVGQHLGEGDPDSAARAGWRSLAGAVVSMSCFGAIVVWSAEPIARQFTDDTEVISLTVEFIWLLGAVQPLMAVEFALGGALRGAGDTRFPLLAIFVGLFCFRLLPGSIAALVFEAPLLLVWGMLVFDYLIKAILLGARFYRGTWKLVEV, encoded by the coding sequence GTGTGGGAACTCGCCTGGCCGACGATCCTCAGCTTCACGACCCAGACCCTGGTGCGCTGGGTCGACTTCATGATGGTCGGCTCCCTGGGTCCGGAGGCGCTCGCAGCAGTGGGGGTCGGCGGACAGTTCTTCTGGTTGGTTCAGTCACTGGGGGCTGCGATCCCCACCGGGATGGTGGCTCTGCTCGCCCGCGCAGTGGGCGCGCGCGATCGCCATCTGGCCGATGCGGCACTGCGTCAGGGAATCTGGCTGGCCGCTGTCGTGGGAGCGTTGACGATGGCCGTCATGCTTCCAACGTCGGCCTTCTGGATCAGCCTGTACGGAGTCGAAGCGAGAGTCGTCGGGTACGGGTCCGAATACCTGTATTGGCTGGTCTGGGGAACAATTCCTATGGCGGTGGGCTTCGTATTCGCCGCCGCGTTGCGCGCCGCCGGTGACTCGCGCACACCGCTGGTGATCGGCGTGGTGGCGAATGCGCTCAATGTGCTGTTGAACTGGTTGCTGATCTTTGGCAACTGGGGTTTCCCCGCGCTGGGTGTCAGCGGGGCGGCCATCGCGTCGAGCCTGGCCATGCTCGCGCAATTGCTGATCTTCGCCGTGTTGTGGCAATCCGGCAGGCTGCAGGTGAAACCCGGACCGGCGAGTTTTCGACCGGACCGTGAGGTAATTCGGCGTATGTTCCGCATCGGCTACCCGGCCGCGATCGAAGGCGGACTGTTCCAGGTCGGCTTGATGTTGTTCATGCGCCTGCTGGGACGCTACGGAACTGCAGCCATCGCGGCGTACAATGTGGGTGCGCAGATCCTCGCGCTGTCGTTCTTGCCCGGCATTGGCTTCGGAACCGCAGCAGCCACTCTGGTGGGCCAACACCTCGGCGAAGGCGATCCCGACAGTGCTGCACGCGCAGGCTGGCGTTCGTTGGCGGGCGCCGTCGTCTCGATGAGTTGTTTCGGCGCGATCGTCGTCTGGTCTGCCGAGCCGATCGCACGACAGTTTACCGACGACACGGAAGTCATATCTCTGACCGTGGAGTTCATCTGGCTGCTCGGCGCAGTCCAACCGCTGATGGCGGTCGAGTTCGCGCTCGGCGGCGCACTGCGCGGTGCCGGGGATACCCGTTTTCCGCTGCTCGCCATTTTCGTGGGCCTGTTCTGCTTTCGCCTGCTCCCCGGAAGCATCGCCGCACTCGTATTCGAGGCCCCGCTACTGCTGGTCTGGGGCATGCTCGTCTTCGACTACCTCATCAAGGCGATTCTGCTCGGCGCGCGCTTCTATCGCGGCACCTGGAAGCTGGTCGAGGTCTGA
- a CDS encoding gamma-glutamylcyclotransferase: MRPLLYFAYGSNLDADQMAERCPRSRPLFPARLDDYRLGFTHYSRRWSGAAADIVEHPGAQVWGMAYELTPTDLDLLDHYEAGYDRITLDIFSADATAHDAISYTVRAKLDSLEPSEIYLNKMLNWSERWNFPEEYRALMACARGRR, translated from the coding sequence GTGAGGCCGCTCCTCTATTTCGCTTATGGCTCGAATCTCGATGCGGATCAGATGGCTGAGCGCTGCCCGCGTTCCCGACCCCTGTTTCCCGCCCGACTGGACGACTATCGGCTCGGTTTCACTCATTACTCCAGGCGCTGGTCGGGCGCCGCCGCGGATATCGTCGAGCACCCCGGTGCACAGGTCTGGGGGATGGCCTACGAACTCACGCCCACAGACCTCGACCTGCTCGATCACTACGAGGCCGGGTACGACCGGATCACGCTCGACATCTTCAGCGCGGACGCAACGGCTCACGATGCCATCAGCTACACGGTGCGGGCGAAGCTGGACTCATTGGAACCCAGCGAGATCTACCTGAACAAGATGCTGAACTGGTCGGAGCGCTGGAACTTCCCAGAGGAATACCGGGCGCTCATGGCCTGCGCACGCGGACGGCGCTGA
- a CDS encoding TetR/AcrR family transcriptional regulator, with product MPESSRKEASRRRILDAGREVFFEQGFEKANLDEVARRAGIAKGTIYRYFDSKAELYVEVLLVNADVFDERLLATIDTTLTPEQQIRRLATFYFNHYSTHRDYFQIFWAVENQRLIGDLPPALVQAVTQVWTRSLRVLTGLIEQGIEQGDFHPCDAWEMANILWTTANALIRTNEVTERRELWERDIAKVYEDAIDFLVGGLLRRSGPAESR from the coding sequence GTGCCGGAATCGAGCCGAAAAGAAGCCAGCCGCCGCCGTATCCTCGATGCGGGGCGCGAAGTCTTCTTCGAGCAGGGCTTCGAGAAGGCGAACCTCGACGAGGTGGCTCGTCGAGCCGGAATCGCGAAGGGCACGATCTACCGCTATTTCGACAGCAAGGCCGAGTTGTACGTGGAAGTGCTGCTCGTCAACGCGGACGTCTTCGACGAGCGACTCCTGGCGACGATCGACACCACACTCACGCCCGAGCAACAGATCCGGCGCTTGGCGACCTTCTACTTCAACCATTACAGCACCCATCGCGACTACTTCCAGATCTTCTGGGCCGTGGAGAATCAGCGGCTGATCGGCGATCTGCCGCCGGCGCTGGTGCAGGCCGTTACCCAGGTCTGGACCCGCTCGCTGCGGGTTCTGACGGGCTTGATCGAACAGGGGATCGAGCAGGGCGACTTTCACCCCTGCGACGCCTGGGAGATGGCCAATATCCTCTGGACGACCGCAAACGCGCTGATTCGCACCAACGAGGTCACGGAGCGGCGCGAACTCTGGGAACGAGATATCGCCAAAGTTTACGAGGATGCGATCGATTTCCTCGTAGGAGGCCTGCTGCGCCGCTCCGGCCCGGCCGAATCCCGTTGA
- the lpxD gene encoding UDP-3-O-(3-hydroxymyristoyl)glucosamine N-acyltransferase — translation MLLREIASALKLPFDGDGEQEIHGLAGLEEAGPFELSFVTGSRYQRLFKSSSAGAVFAPLDFDTMGRPCLRSTAPYAEFGRATALFYPRVPAVPGVHPSAAIGENVELGKEVSIGALVSIAAGSRIGDRTCIHPHVTIYPNVQTGADCELHSGVHVHEGVRLGDRVTIQSGSVIGGQGFGFAVDAQGRNTRIPHTCPVLIGDDCDIGANVTIDASHPGHLRRSHDSVATRLGNGVKLDNQVHIGHGCEIGDSSVLCAKVGLAGGTSVGRGVYMGGTAIAAGHLHIGDLSLVGAGTGVSGDLEPGSQVLGSPHMERRLWGRWAAARKRLPELLKRVKRIEDKLEISQED, via the coding sequence ATGCTACTTCGCGAGATCGCCAGTGCCCTGAAGCTACCGTTTGACGGCGACGGTGAGCAAGAGATCCACGGCCTGGCCGGACTCGAGGAAGCGGGTCCGTTCGAGCTGAGTTTCGTCACCGGTTCGCGCTATCAGCGTTTGTTCAAGTCCTCGAGCGCGGGGGCGGTCTTTGCACCGCTCGATTTCGACACGATGGGGCGACCCTGCCTGCGTTCGACCGCACCCTACGCGGAGTTCGGACGCGCGACCGCGCTCTTCTATCCCCGTGTGCCCGCAGTTCCGGGCGTTCACCCGAGTGCGGCGATCGGCGAAAACGTGGAACTGGGCAAGGAGGTGTCGATTGGAGCACTGGTATCGATCGCAGCGGGTTCGCGTATCGGCGATCGCACCTGCATTCACCCCCATGTGACGATCTACCCGAACGTACAAACCGGAGCGGATTGCGAACTGCATTCCGGCGTGCACGTGCACGAAGGAGTTCGGCTCGGCGATCGCGTGACGATCCAATCCGGCAGCGTGATCGGAGGGCAGGGATTCGGTTTCGCAGTCGATGCGCAGGGACGCAATACGCGCATACCCCACACATGCCCGGTTCTGATCGGCGATGATTGTGACATCGGCGCGAACGTGACCATCGATGCTTCTCATCCCGGTCACCTGCGGCGCAGCCACGACAGCGTGGCCACGCGCCTGGGCAATGGAGTCAAGCTCGACAATCAGGTTCACATCGGCCACGGTTGCGAGATCGGCGACTCGAGCGTGTTGTGTGCGAAGGTCGGACTCGCCGGAGGCACATCGGTCGGACGCGGGGTCTATATGGGTGGCACGGCGATCGCCGCTGGTCATCTGCACATCGGAGACCTCTCCCTGGTCGGGGCCGGGACCGGGGTGAGCGGCGATCTGGAGCCGGGCTCGCAGGTACTCGGCTCGCCGCACATGGAGCGTCGTCTGTGGGGGCGCTGGGCCGCTGCCCGCAAGCGGCTGCCCGAACTGCTCAAGCGCGTAAAGCGCATCGAAGACAAACTCGAGATCTCACAAGAGGACTGA
- a CDS encoding ketoacyl-ACP synthase III → MNIVIRGTGSALPERRLTNRDLEKLVETSDEWIVARTGISERRMVASDEATSDLAIRAAHGALEMAQIEAEELDLIVVATLTPDTLTPSTANLVHRSLLRGRSIPSFDLNAACSGFVYGLEVVSSLMKAGLYRRVLLVGAEAMTRFMDYEDRGVCILFGDAAGAVVLEATEDAGGILVTRLASDGQFADLIEIPGGGSRRPPSQYMLAQRQPYVRMNGQQVFKVAVQSMEQVARDTLAQVGWELDDVDHVITHQANRRILDAVADRLGVEEARMPLNVNKCGNTSAASIPVLLDECNREDRFERGDKLLLIAFGGGLTWGAAALEWS, encoded by the coding sequence GTGAACATAGTCATTCGGGGAACCGGATCCGCGCTTCCCGAACGCCGTCTGACAAACCGCGACCTCGAAAAGCTCGTCGAAACTTCCGACGAGTGGATCGTGGCGCGGACCGGCATCTCCGAGCGCCGCATGGTCGCGAGCGACGAAGCCACGAGCGATCTGGCGATTCGCGCGGCTCACGGCGCGCTGGAGATGGCCCAGATCGAAGCGGAAGAACTCGATCTGATCGTGGTTGCGACGCTGACCCCCGACACTCTCACGCCGTCCACGGCAAATCTGGTCCATCGGAGTCTACTTCGCGGGCGCTCGATTCCGTCATTTGACCTGAACGCCGCGTGCTCGGGTTTTGTGTACGGCCTCGAGGTTGTTTCGAGCCTGATGAAGGCGGGTCTCTATCGCCGGGTGCTGCTCGTAGGCGCCGAGGCGATGACCCGTTTCATGGACTACGAAGATCGCGGCGTCTGCATCCTATTCGGCGATGCCGCAGGTGCGGTGGTGCTCGAGGCGACCGAGGACGCCGGTGGCATCCTCGTGACCCGACTCGCATCCGACGGTCAGTTCGCCGATCTGATCGAAATCCCCGGTGGCGGTTCGAGGCGTCCGCCCTCTCAGTACATGTTGGCGCAACGCCAACCCTACGTGCGCATGAACGGGCAACAGGTATTCAAGGTCGCCGTGCAGTCGATGGAGCAGGTCGCGCGCGACACGCTGGCCCAAGTAGGCTGGGAACTCGACGATGTCGATCACGTGATTACCCATCAGGCGAACCGCCGGATCCTGGATGCCGTGGCCGATCGACTGGGTGTCGAGGAAGCGCGTATGCCTCTCAACGTCAATAAATGCGGCAATACCTCGGCTGCGTCGATTCCCGTCCTGCTCGACGAGTGCAATCGCGAAGACCGCTTCGAGCGGGGTGACAAGCTTCTGTTGATCGCCTTCGGTGGCGGTCTGACCTGGGGCGCGGCTGCGCTTGAGTGGTCCTGA
- a CDS encoding CBS domain-containing protein, with protein MKTKIAALSAGDSLWTVKEIMDLGSVRHLPVVGGGTLVGVVSQRDLLRASLSSVMGIGAEEQQVFLEGVKIAEVMSKPPISTKPDASIREAALTMARYKIGCLPVVQDGSLIGIVTETDILNHYAGIPSV; from the coding sequence ATGAAAACCAAGATTGCCGCGCTCTCTGCTGGCGACAGCCTGTGGACCGTCAAGGAGATCATGGACCTGGGCAGTGTTCGCCATCTGCCGGTCGTGGGCGGTGGGACCCTCGTGGGGGTAGTTTCCCAGCGCGACCTCCTGCGCGCCTCTCTCTCGAGTGTGATGGGCATCGGCGCCGAGGAGCAGCAGGTCTTTCTGGAAGGCGTGAAAATCGCCGAGGTGATGTCGAAACCGCCGATCTCGACCAAACCCGATGCCTCGATCCGCGAGGCCGCCCTGACGATGGCGCGCTACAAGATCGGCTGCCTGCCGGTGGTCCAGGACGGCAGCTTGATCGGGATCGTGACCGAGACCGATATTCTGAACCACTACGCCGGGATTCCCTCCGTCTGA
- the acpP gene encoding acyl carrier protein produces MKALEVRVNEIVAEQLDAEKDALVPEANLLDDLGADSLDVVELVMAIEEEYGIEVTDEDAENIRTIQDIVSYIEARTENAA; encoded by the coding sequence ATGAAGGCGCTCGAGGTACGGGTAAACGAGATCGTTGCTGAACAGCTCGATGCTGAGAAGGACGCGCTGGTTCCAGAAGCGAATTTGCTCGACGATCTGGGGGCCGATTCTCTCGACGTTGTCGAATTGGTGATGGCGATTGAGGAAGAGTACGGAATCGAGGTTACCGACGAAGATGCGGAGAACATCCGCACGATTCAGGACATCGTCAGCTACATCGAGGCGCGTACAGAGAACGCCGCGTGA
- the cysK gene encoding cysteine synthase A translates to MRIANNISNLIGNTPLVRLNRVTEGVGATIVAKLEAFNPANSVKDRIGLAMIEVAERNGDITPGRTTLVEPTSGNTGIALAMVAAAKGYDLVLTMPETMSRERRAVLRAYGAKLVLTPGADGMPGAIKTAEELAAKIDNSFIPQQFNNPANPQVHRETTALEIWNDTDGEVDYLVSGVGTGGTITGVAQLLKEKKASFKAIAVEPEESPVLSGGGPGKHKIQGIGAGFIPNILDTALIDEVVKVNSDQAIEMARRLAKEEALLSGISSGAAVCGALQIAARPEAKGKLIVAILPSFGERYLSTALFENLQYDGSDPV, encoded by the coding sequence ATGAGAATCGCAAACAACATCTCGAATCTCATCGGCAATACACCGCTTGTGCGACTCAATCGGGTCACCGAGGGTGTTGGTGCGACGATCGTCGCCAAGCTCGAAGCGTTCAATCCCGCGAATAGCGTGAAGGACCGTATCGGCCTCGCAATGATCGAAGTGGCCGAACGAAACGGCGATATCACTCCGGGTCGCACGACGCTGGTCGAACCGACCTCTGGAAACACGGGCATCGCGCTCGCGATGGTTGCAGCCGCTAAGGGCTACGACCTCGTGCTGACCATGCCCGAGACGATGTCGCGTGAGCGGCGCGCGGTGTTGCGCGCCTACGGTGCCAAGCTCGTGCTGACGCCCGGGGCCGATGGCATGCCCGGAGCGATCAAGACGGCCGAAGAACTCGCGGCCAAGATCGACAACAGCTTCATTCCGCAGCAGTTCAACAACCCCGCGAATCCCCAGGTCCACCGCGAAACGACCGCGCTCGAGATCTGGAACGACACCGACGGCGAGGTCGACTACCTGGTTTCGGGCGTCGGCACCGGTGGAACGATCACGGGTGTCGCGCAGCTGCTCAAGGAGAAGAAGGCGAGTTTCAAGGCGATCGCGGTCGAGCCCGAGGAAAGCCCGGTGCTCTCTGGCGGTGGACCGGGCAAGCACAAGATCCAGGGCATCGGAGCCGGCTTCATTCCCAATATTCTCGACACGGCTCTGATCGACGAGGTCGTCAAGGTGAACAGCGACCAGGCGATCGAAATGGCTCGCCGTCTGGCCAAGGAAGAGGCTCTGCTTTCCGGTATATCGTCCGGGGCCGCCGTCTGCGGAGCCCTGCAGATCGCGGCTCGACCCGAGGCCAAGGGCAAGCTGATCGTCGCCATCCTGCCCAGCTTCGGCGAGCGTTACCTGTCGACTGCGCTGTTCGAGAATCTGCAGTACGACGGAAGCGATCCGGTCTAG